ATGCCGAATAATCGATTGCTACGACGGTATTATCGTGAATAACATCGGCACGAACTTGTCCTAGAAAAATATTATGTGCTCCAATCGTATGTTTTGATTGATGTTTAGCGATAGATTCCGCTATAAATTCAGGAGCAATTGGCCCTTCTACAAATACATTTTTACTCATTTTTATGTTTTTTAATAAGGACTTTAAAAGCCGTTCATCAAACTTTTCAATTCCTTTGTTCTGCTAATGGTAAGCTGCATTCTACAATCTGCATACATTTTATTTGCTATAACACCACCGTCACCTTCAGAATAGCATTTAAATTTACAATTTGAATCTCTAAATTTTATCCAGTCTTTTTGAGCAGCAACTAAAGCTGTCTGATCTTTTGTCCCTAGTTTATTTTTCAGCTGATTATAAACTTTATTCAATTCTTTATCCGCTTTATCATAAGCTTCATAAAGCTCTGTTTCACCAGTAGCATCAACTTGGTTTTGTGAAAAACCGAATTGAGAAAAACAAAAAAACAAAAACAATCCGAAAATAACTTTTTTCATAGTAGCTATTATTTATTAATTAGAATGGATTTTTCATGCAACGATTCTTTCATCGCTAAAGCACCACCAGCAATGCTTTTTATATTTTTAAATTGATGCTTTTGAAGCAATTCAACTGCGATTTTACTTCTGATTCCAGATTGACAGAAAACGTAAATCGTTTGATTTGAATTCAGTTTTTTAATTTCATTTTCTAGATTCACCAACG
The Flavobacterium humidisoli DNA segment above includes these coding regions:
- a CDS encoding lysozyme inhibitor LprI family protein, coding for MKKVIFGLFLFFCFSQFGFSQNQVDATGETELYEAYDKADKELNKVYNQLKNKLGTKDQTALVAAQKDWIKFRDSNCKFKCYSEGDGGVIANKMYADCRMQLTISRTKELKSLMNGF